Below is a window of Microbacterium saperdae DNA.
GACCTCGCTTTCGCCGTCGACGACGTCCTCTTCCTCGCGCGCTCCCGTGACCCGATTCGCCGGAAAGAGCAGCGGGCCCTCCGGCCCTACCTCGACGATATCTCTCGTGTCGAGACGTTGGCAGGCGGGCGGATCGAGGGCGGCGACGTCATCGTCACTGACGATGTTGTCCTCGTCGGCCTCAGCGAGGCCACCGATCTGACCGGCATCAGTGCTTTGCGCGAGGGGTTCGATCGCGCCGGGATCAGCCGTGAGATCCTGCCGATCGAGTTCTCGGGTCGAGGAGTCGTCCACCTGGACACCAAGTTCACGATGGTCGGCGCCCAACTCGGCTACATCCACTCGGCATCCCTCACCCCGTATTCGCGTGCACAGCTGGCCGAGAGATTTGAGCTCATCGAGGCCGATGACACGGAGGCCCGCGGTCTCATGGTCAACACCGTCGCCCTCGCTCCTGACCGCATAGTCATCGATCACCGGGCCCGTCGTCTCGCCGAGGCGCTTCGCCTTCGCGGCATCGAACCGATCCGGCACGACTTCTCAGAGGTCACCAGGTTCCCGGGCGGTTTCCGCTGCGCGACGCTGCCGCTGAGGCGCGGCGAGAAAGAGGTATGAGATGTCCCTGACCATCGGGTACAAGGCCAGCGCCGAGCAGTTCGGTCCGCGGGAGTTGGTGGAACTCGGCGTCCTCGCAGAGCGACATGGCTTCGAGTCGGCCTTCGTCAGCGACCACTTCCAGCCATGGCGTCACACGGGCGGACACGCACCTTTCTCTCTCGCGTGGCTCGCCGCGGTGGGGGAGCGGACCTCATCCATCGTGCTCGGCACCAGCGTGCTCACGCCGAGTTTCCGCTACAACCCCGCCGTTCTCGCCCAAGCGTTCGCCACACTCGGATCCTTGTATCCCGGTCGGATCGTCGCCGGTCTCGGGTCGGGCGAAGCGCTAAACGAGATCGCGACAGGAGCCCTCGACGACGCCGCGCCCTGGCCGGCTTTCGCGCAGCGTCTGGGCCGGCTGCGCGAGGCCGTGCGGCTCATGCGGCAGTTGTGGAGCGAGGAGCGGGTGAGCTTCTCGGGAGAGTACTTCCGCACGCGAGACGCATCGATCTACGACCGCCCCGACCGCCCCGTCCCGGTCTACATCGCGGCGGGCGGACCTGTCGTGGCACGGTACGCGGGTCGCGAAGCGGACGGACTCATCTGCACATCGGGGAAGGGCATGTCGTTGTACACGGAACGTCTCCTCCCGGCGCTCGACGAGGGAGCAGATGCCGCGGACCGTCCGGCGGCGTCGGTCGACCGCATGATCGAGATCAAGCTTTCGTACGAGACGGATCCGGTGCGGGCACGGGAGAACACCAGGTTCTGGGCGCCTCTGTCCTTGTCGGCCGAGCAGAAGCACACGATCTCCGACCCCGTCGAGATGGAGCGTGCGGCGGACGCGCTGCCGATCGACCAGATCACCGCCCGATGGATCGTCGGCGATGATCCCGAGCGGATCGTGGACCAGGTACGCCCTTACGTCGACGCGGGATTCACTCATCTGGTCTTCCACGCGCCCGGTGCAGAACAGCGACGGTTCCTGACGCTCTTCGAGCGTGATCTAGCGCCACGGATACGCGCGCTGTCACCTGTGGAGCGCTGAGCTGTGCTGCCTTCGCGACGGCCGTCGGCCTCGGTCGGCCCTGGGCACCGGCGACGCGGATCAGCGCGGAGCCTGAGAAGGAGGGGCCGGCGATGCTGACCGTCTTCGCCCTCGAGGGAATCCGCGAGATAGAACCCGGAGACGACCTTGTCGAGACCATCCTCGGCACCGGTATCCGGCTCGAGAACGGCGACATCCTCGTCGTCACCTCGAAGATCGTCTCCAAGGCGGAAGGCCGGTACGTGCGGGCCACCGACCGCGAGGAGGCGATCACAGCCGAGACGGTCCGTACGGTTGCCTCCCGAACGTCCCACGGCCACACGACACGCATCGTCGAGAACCGTCTGGGTATCGTCTCCGCCGCAGCCGGGGTCGACGCGAGCAACACGCCCGAGGGCTGGGTGCTGCTGCTGCCCGTCGATCCGGACGCGAGTGCGCGAGACCTCGCCGCAAGGCTGCGCGATGCCACAGGCGCCCAGGTCGGCGTGATCGTCAGTGATACCCTCGGCCGCCCCTGGAGGCAGGGACAGGCGGACGTCGCCATCGGTGGGGGAGGCGTGCGGATGATCCTCGATCTGCGCGGCACCGTTGACGCCGGAGGCAAGCCTCTCACGGTTACGGCAGTATGCGTGGCGGACGAGCTCGCGGCGACCGCTGACCTCGTCAAGGGCAAAACCGACGGAAAGCCCGTCGCAGTAGTCCGCGGTCGTGGCGACCTCGTGGGAGGACTGGATCTTCCTGGTGCGGCGGGCGTGGTTCGGCGACGCGAGGCAGACATGTTCTGGCTGGGCACCGCCGAGGCGCTGGAGCAAGGGTACCGGGAAGGGTACTCGGCGGGCGCGCAGGCAGTTTCCCAGAGGCCGCGACCATGAGCCCATCTTCTGTTCGTTCGTCGCGCCGCACCGGGGCCGCCTGATGTACGTCTCCGCGGAGGCGACCCAAGTCGAGAGGCTTCTCGGCGCTCGAGGCGACGCCCTCGACGATCTTCTCGACCACGCATCGAGCCTGCGGGACGAGGGGCTGAATAGGATCGGCCGCCCGAAGACCATCACCTATTCGAGGAAGGCCTTCATCCCGCTAACTACCCTCTGCCGTGACCGCTGCCACTACTGCACCTTCGTGGACACCCCCTCGCAACTGCGTCGCAAAGGACAGCGCCTCTACATGTCGGAGGAGCAGGTGCTCACCGTCGCACGACGTGGCGCGGCCCTCGGCTGCAAGGAAGCGCTACTCACACTGGGGGATCGGCCGGAGAGCCGGTGGCCGCAGGCCAGGGAATGGCTCGACGAGCATGGATTCGCGTCCACGCTCGACTATGTCGGAGCGATGGCCCGCCTGATACGGGAGGAGACGGGCCTGCTACCGCATCTCAACCCCGGCGTGATGAGCCACGACGAGATGGTCACACTTCGACCGACGGCCCCGTCGATGGGAATGATGCTCGAGACGACGTCGCGCGCCCTCTTCACGGAGCCCGGCCGAGCGCACTACGGCTCGCCGGACAAGGATCCGGCAGTCCGCCTCCGGGTCATCGAAGACGCGGGTCGAGCGCGGATCCCGTTCACCACTGGTGTACTGATCGGGATCGGCGAGTCTCTGGCGGACCGTGCGGAGTCCCTGCTGAGGCTTCGTGATCTGCACGAACGATACGGTCACATCCAGGAGGTGATCGTTCAGAACTTCCGTGCCAAGTCGCACACCGTCATGCAGTCGGTGCCCGACGCGCACAGACGGGACTACCTCGCGGCCGTCGCGGTCGCGAGAATCGTTTTCGGGCCCGACATGCGCATCCAAGTCCCTCCGAACCTGTCTGACCCCACGGAGTTCGAGTCGCTGATCCGGGCCGGCATCGATGATTGGGGCGGCGTGTCACCGCTGACGGCGGACCACGTGAATCCCGAACGGCCGTGGCCGCAGATCGATGACCTCGCCGCGTTGACCGCCGGTGCCGGTTTCCGGCTGCGGGAGAGGCTCACCGTGCATCCCTCATATCTGCGGGAGCCCACCGCCTGGATCGACGACGCCCTCGTGCCTGCGGTCCTTACACTGGCCGATCCGCTGACCATGCTCGCCAGCGAGCGAGAGCCGTCGTCACCGATGCGCGGGCACGGGGAGAACGAGCGCGGGAGTCGCGTGCGTCGGAGCGGACAGAGCATCGTCGACCGTGCCAGCGCTGATCCGGAGAATGTCGACGATGCGGAGTGGGCGCACCTTCTGCATCTCACCGGGGATGGGCTCGAACGACTTGCCGTCGTGGCGGACGAGGTACGCCGTTTCACCGTCGGCGAGTCGATCGGCCTCGTCGCGAACCGCAACGTGACCTCGACATACTGGAGCGCCCGTCCGATGCCGGGCAGGTTCACCATCGCCGGGTTGGCCGCGATCGTCGACGACGCCGCAGAAACCGGCGCGACGGAGATCTGTCTCCAAGGGCAGATCCCGAGGGAGGAACCAGACGACGGATACCTGCAGCTCGCGCGCATCGTCAAAGCGACGTCCCCCGACCTCCACCTGCACGCCTTCCGGCCCGGCGACATCTGCGACCATGCGGACCGCATGGGCGTGACCATCGACGACGCGGTGAGAGACCTCCGGGAAGCGGGCGTCGACACGATCCCCGGAACCGGCGTGAAGATCCTCTCGGAGAGAGTGCGCGCGCGCAGCGGACCGGAAGATATCCCCGTCGACCGGTGGATCGACGTCATCATCGCGGCGCACCGTGCCGGGCTGCGTTCTTCGTCGGTCATTCACTACGGCCACGCAGAGTCGGCGGATGAACGGGTGGCGCACCTCCGGAAGATCATCGAGATCCAGCGCCTGACGGGCGGATTCACCGAGATGGTGCCGATGCCCCATCCGCACGGGGTGCCCTTGGTCTCAGGGCGATCACCAGAAGATGAGCATCGAGCCATGTTCGCGGTGGCCAGGCTGATGCTCTCCTCAACCGTTCCGCACATTCAAGTGCCGTGGACGCGGCTGAACGACCGACACATCCTGGCCGTGCTCCGCTCCGGCGGAGACGACCTCGGTGGCACCCTCTTCGACGGGCGCATCCTCCCCGCCATCGGTGCGGAACACGGCCGGGAGATGCGGCCCTCCCGTGCCCGTGGCATCACCGCAAGTCTCTTCCGCCCCCTGCGGCAACGCACCACCGACTATAAGGATGTCCCTGCGGAACGGCGGATCCTATGACTGTCGTCGACGTCGATGTGCTCGTGGTCGGCGCGGGCTTTTCCGGGATAGCGGCGGCGATGATGCTGAAGCAGACGGGGCTGTCCTTCCAGATCCTCGAACGGGCATCCACCTTGGGAGGAACGTGGAGGGACAACGTTTATCCCGGGGTAGCCTGCGACGTCCCGTCGCACCTCTACAGCCTCGCCACCCATCCCGATCCCCGGTGGTCCCGTCTCTTCGCGCCCGGGGCTGAGATCCGAGAGTACCTCGAGCGCGTCGCCAGTGCAGAGGGGATAGACGCGCGCATGAGATTCGACTCTCCCGTCCGCCGCGCATCCTGGACGGGAAGTCAGTGGCTGGTCGAGGTCGGAGGAACGAATCCGCGTACCCTCTCCTCCCAGTCGATCGTGCTGGCGTGCGGTCGGCTGACCGAACCACAGTTTCCGCGGATACCGGGGCTCGGTGGCTTCCCGGGGCCGACGATGCACACCGCTCGCTGGTCGCCGGACACGGAACTGCGCAACCGTCGCGTCGCGCTCGTCGGAACCGGCGCCAGCGCGGTGCAGCTCCTGCCGGAGCTGGTGGCCGAGGGCGCGACCGTGACGCTGTTTCAGCGCACGCCCCCCTGGGTGCTCCCGAAGGGGGACCGGGCGATCACGCCGGAAGAGAGGGAGAGGATGTCCTCCGTCCCCGGTGCGCTGGAGGAAGTCAGGAAGCAGCTGTTCGATGAGGGCGAGGCCCGATACGCGTCCAGGTCCGGGGAACGGCAGGCGACGAAGGCGGCGCGGGAGGCGGCACGATCCCACCTCAGGTCCCAGGTCGCCGATCCGGGGCTGCGGGAAAGCCTGATGCCTCGCTATCCGTTCGGCTGCAAACGGGTTCTTCTGTCCGACGACTTCTATCCGGCTCTCGCCTCCCCGGCCGTCACCCTCGAGCCCAGTGCGCTGGCCGCGATCAGGGGTGAGGAGCTCGTCGCGGCGAGCGGGAGCATCCATCGCGCCGATCTGCTCGTGTTCGCGACCGGCTTCGAGACGATCCATCAACCGTACGCGGATATCGTCGAGGGAGAGGACGGGTACACGCTGGCTGAGCATTGGTCGTCGGGGATGGCATCGGTGGGGTCCACCCTGGTCGCGCGCTTCCCGGATCTTTACATCCTCAACGGGCCGAACGCCGCACTCGGACACAACTCCTCGCTTCTGATGATCGAAGAGCAATGCCGCCTCATCGAGCGCTGCGTGAGGGATCGTCGTCGGCCCGTCCGGGTGAGCACGCACGCGCAGGCTTCCTACACCGAGGGCATCATCCGCAGAAGCCGGGGCACGCCCTGGGTGTCGGGTGGATGCACAAACTGGTACGTCGACGAGCGCAACGGGCGACTGAGCCTGCTCTGGCCTGGCACGGTTGGTGACTTCCGCGAGGAGATCGACAGGATCTTTCCGATCGGTGCTGACGGGCGGGTACTGGCCGAGGCGGAGGCTGCACGATGAGCGTGGTCGCTCCGGCGTGGACGATCATCATCCCGCTCAAGGACTTCCGTGTTGCGAAGTCCCGACTCCTTGGTGTCGGTCGTCCGAGACTGGCACGCGCCATGGCGGCGGACACGCTCAGAGCCGTGGCTGCCTGCCGGTCGGTGGAGGAGATCGTCGTGGTCGCTTCGAACGTCGAGAGCGTGAGTCCGCTGCTTCCCCGTAAGGCACGGGTGGTCGCTGAAGGTGCACCCGGAGGCGTCAACAAGGCGATCGCGATCGGTCGGTCCTCGACGAGTCGCCGGCGACGTCGCGCGGCGCTGGTCGGTGACCTTCCTTTCCTGACCCCCGAGGATCTCGCCGAGGCGCTCGTACAGGCTGCGGAGTGCCGAGCCGGGGTCGTGCCGGACAAAGAGGGCACGGGCACGACCATGGTCACCTGGAATGCGGAGGTCGAGATCATGACCCACTTCGGTCGAGGTTCCTTTCACAGACACACCGATGCGGGATACGCGCCGCTGTTGCTCCGAAACACGTCCGGCGTTCGATGGGATGTCGATGTTCGCGAAGACCTTGCGCCGGCGCTTCCTGCTGAAGGGACGGAGACCCTTCGGGTGATCGCGTCGTTGGCGCGACGGGTCGACGTGAAGGAGTGGCGATGAACGCCCGCACGCCTCGCATCACCGTGCTCGCCGGCGGGGTCGGCGGCTCTCGTTTTCTCGTGGGGATGCGCGAGACGGTGCGCCGTCGCGGGATCGACCGCGCCCAGGACCATCTCGTTGCGATCGTGAACACGGGAGACGACCTCTGGTTGTCGGGGATCAGGCTCCAGCCCGATATCGATTCCATCCTGTACGCGCTGGCCGGGGTGAACGACGCGGAGCGTGGATGGGGACGCCGTGAGGAGACGGAACGGGTCGCTCGGGAGCTTCGAAGCTGGGGAGCCGGGTGGCCGTGGTTCACGCTGGGAGACCTCGATCTCGGAACGCACATCGCCCGCACGGGATGGCTCCGCGACGGTCTGACGCCCACGCAGGTGGTGGAGCTCCTGGGTCGTCGATGGGATCTCGGGGTTCGCATGCTCCCGATGACCGACACGGAGGTCGATACGCTCGTCACCGTGCGAGACGGCGACGATGTGCGCCAGCTGCACTTTCAAGAGTGGTGGACGAGGCATCGAGCGGCGCTGACCCCCCTACGTTTCGATAACCCCGGTATCGACAGCGCCCTTCCCGCGCCGGGGGTGACCGAGGCGATCCTCGACGCAGACGTCGTCGTCCTGGCCCCGTCGAACCCGGTCGTCTCGATCGGTCCGATCCTTGCCGTCCCGGGGATGCGCACCGCGCTCCAGTCCACGAAGGCGCGGGTCGTGGGTGTGTCTCCCATCATCGACGGCGCCGTGGTCAGGGGCATGGCGGACATCTGCCTGGAGGCCCTCGGCGTCGCCACGAGTGCAGATACGGTGGCGGCCCTGTACGGTGCGCGAGAGCGTGGCGGGCTCCTCGACGCCTGGCTCGTGGCCGAGGAGGATCGAGCGCTCGTCCCCGCCATCCGTGAGATCGGCATTCGTGCTCTCGTCGCGCCCCTGTGGATGCACGGCGGCACGGCGTCCGCGGATGTCGCGGAAGCCGCGCTCGGCGCAAGCGGGTTCGAATAGGAAGGAGAGGGGGAGATCGCCTGCGCCGGAGTGCACCACGTTCGCGTCAGGACACGGCGGGCAGCGCATCCCGGCGCCCGAGGCGGATCTCGGCGAGCATGCAGCGGACGGAACCTCCGGCGCGCTCGATCGTCGGTATGTCCAATCGAACTAGCTTCGCCCCCTTCTCCAGCGCGCGTCGCTGATCGCGCGTCAATGCAGTATGCGCTCGTGTAGACATCGCGATGATCGGGCCGGAAGGGGCATCCAATTCCAGGATGTTGGCGGCGAAGTCGCCGATCTGCGCGACGTCGAGGTCGATGACCGTGCGTTCCTGCGTCTCGAGGGCTTCTCGCAGCCGCCCGCGCTCGTCATGGTGGGGGAGGAGCTCGGGACACAGGACCGCGAAGCTCTCGCCGATGCTCAGCAGGACATTGGTGTGGTACACCGGCAATCCCTCCGAATCGGCCGTATCGAAGCGATGTGGCCGATACCCGAGGAGGTCGCACACCTGCTCGAACAGCCCGTCGTCGGTGCGCTGCGAGCGGGCCATGAACGCGATACGGGTGGAGTGATCGAAGACGATCGCCCCGGTGCCCTCCAACGCGCGGCCTTCATCTTCAGCGGCGGTCAAGTCGACGAGTTCAGAGACCTCGAACTCGTGGCGAAGATGCTCGATGACGTCCGCACGGCGCTCGCTCCTCCGATTGGGCGCATGCATGGGGTACAGGACGAGCTTTCCGTCCGCATGGGTCGAGAACCAGTTGTTGGGGAACACCGCGTCCGGACGATCGACGCGATCATCGTCGAAGAGCTCGACCTCGACACCGTGTCGGCGAAGGACGAAGGCGGCCTGATCGACCTCGTCGCGCGCTCGCCGAGAGACCTCTGAGGCGGTGACGTCGTCGGCGCTTTGGAAAGCGTTGTCGCTCAGAGTTTGAGGATTGACATGAAAATGGTGCGGTCGGATCATCACGACCGTGCGTGCCCCTCCCATCTCAACCAATGGGGGCAAGGGGACCGACGAGGCCGAACAGGTCTTTGGGATCGTCCGGGGCCACGATCAGATCGATCGGCGTCGTATACCCGGTTCCGGCGACCTGGTCGCGGACGAACCGGAGCGCGGAGAAGTCCTCGATGGCGAAGCCGACGGAGTCGAAAGTCGTGACCTCGTCCCGGCCGACGCGACCCGGTTCCGTCCCCGTCAGCACCCGCCACAGTTCTGTGACAGGGAAGCTCTCTGGCATCTGCTGGATTTCGCCTTCGATGCGCGTCTGCGGCGGATACTCCACGAACACCCTGCCGAGGGAGAGGATGGCAGGATCGAGTTCGGTCTTGCCCGGGCAATCGCCCCCGAGGGCGTTGATGTGGGTGCCCGGATCGATGTCCGACGCGGAGAGCACCACTGCGCGGGTCTTGTCCGCTGTGCATACCGTCACGATGTCGGCGCCGCGTGCGGCATGGCCGGCAGAAGACGCGACCGTCACCTCGAAGCCGAGGGGGAGCAGGTTGCGCGAGAGCTTGACCACGGCGTCAGGGTCGGTGTCGAACACGCGGACGCTCTCAATACCGAGCATCTCCCGGAACGCGATGGCCTGGAACTCCGACTGACTGCCGGCCCCCACCAACGCCATCACGGCGGAGTCGGGGCGAGCGAGTGCGCGGGCCGCCAACGCCGACGTCGCCGCCGTGCGCAATGCCGTGAGCAGGGTCATCTCAGCGACGAAGGTCGGATACCCGTTGTGTACATCGGCGAGGACGCCGAACGCGGTGACGGTCTGGAACCCGCGGGCCGGATTCTCCGGATGACCGTTGACGTACTTGAACGCGTACTCTTCCCCGTCGCTCGTCGGCATCAGCTCGATCACGCCGAACGGCGTATGGCTCGCCACTCGAGGAACCTTGTCGAAGCGCTCCCAACGTCGAAAATCGTCATCGAGATACTCGACCATGCCGCGTATGATCGTGCCCACCCCGGCATCCCGGACCCACCGCGTCATGGACCGC
It encodes the following:
- the cofC gene encoding 2-phospho-L-lactate guanylyltransferase, which codes for MSVVAPAWTIIIPLKDFRVAKSRLLGVGRPRLARAMAADTLRAVAACRSVEEIVVVASNVESVSPLLPRKARVVAEGAPGGVNKAIAIGRSSTSRRRRRAALVGDLPFLTPEDLAEALVQAAECRAGVVPDKEGTGTTMVTWNAEVEIMTHFGRGSFHRHTDAGYAPLLLRNTSGVRWDVDVREDLAPALPAEGTETLRVIASLARRVDVKEWR
- the cofD gene encoding 2-phospho-L-lactate transferase, producing MNARTPRITVLAGGVGGSRFLVGMRETVRRRGIDRAQDHLVAIVNTGDDLWLSGIRLQPDIDSILYALAGVNDAERGWGRREETERVARELRSWGAGWPWFTLGDLDLGTHIARTGWLRDGLTPTQVVELLGRRWDLGVRMLPMTDTEVDTLVTVRDGDDVRQLHFQEWWTRHRAALTPLRFDNPGIDSALPAPGVTEAILDADVVVLAPSNPVVSIGPILAVPGMRTALQSTKARVVGVSPIIDGAVVRGMADICLEALGVATSADTVAALYGARERGGLLDAWLVAEEDRALVPAIREIGIRALVAPLWMHGGTASADVAEAALGASGFE
- a CDS encoding flavin-containing monooxygenase; the encoded protein is MTVVDVDVLVVGAGFSGIAAAMMLKQTGLSFQILERASTLGGTWRDNVYPGVACDVPSHLYSLATHPDPRWSRLFAPGAEIREYLERVASAEGIDARMRFDSPVRRASWTGSQWLVEVGGTNPRTLSSQSIVLACGRLTEPQFPRIPGLGGFPGPTMHTARWSPDTELRNRRVALVGTGASAVQLLPELVAEGATVTLFQRTPPWVLPKGDRAITPEERERMSSVPGALEEVRKQLFDEGEARYASRSGERQATKAAREAARSHLRSQVADPGLRESLMPRYPFGCKRVLLSDDFYPALASPAVTLEPSALAAIRGEELVAASGSIHRADLLVFATGFETIHQPYADIVEGEDGYTLAEHWSSGMASVGSTLVARFPDLYILNGPNAALGHNSSLLMIEEQCRLIERCVRDRRRPVRVSTHAQASYTEGIIRRSRGTPWVSGGCTNWYVDERNGRLSLLWPGTVGDFREEIDRIFPIGADGRVLAEAEAAR
- the cofE gene encoding coenzyme F420-0:L-glutamate ligase; translated protein: MLTVFALEGIREIEPGDDLVETILGTGIRLENGDILVVTSKIVSKAEGRYVRATDREEAITAETVRTVASRTSHGHTTRIVENRLGIVSAAAGVDASNTPEGWVLLLPVDPDASARDLAARLRDATGAQVGVIVSDTLGRPWRQGQADVAIGGGGVRMILDLRGTVDAGGKPLTVTAVCVADELAATADLVKGKTDGKPVAVVRGRGDLVGGLDLPGAAGVVRRREADMFWLGTAEALEQGYREGYSAGAQAVSQRPRP
- the cofG gene encoding 7,8-didemethyl-8-hydroxy-5-deazariboflavin synthase CofG, which gives rise to MYVSAEATQVERLLGARGDALDDLLDHASSLRDEGLNRIGRPKTITYSRKAFIPLTTLCRDRCHYCTFVDTPSQLRRKGQRLYMSEEQVLTVARRGAALGCKEALLTLGDRPESRWPQAREWLDEHGFASTLDYVGAMARLIREETGLLPHLNPGVMSHDEMVTLRPTAPSMGMMLETTSRALFTEPGRAHYGSPDKDPAVRLRVIEDAGRARIPFTTGVLIGIGESLADRAESLLRLRDLHERYGHIQEVIVQNFRAKSHTVMQSVPDAHRRDYLAAVAVARIVFGPDMRIQVPPNLSDPTEFESLIRAGIDDWGGVSPLTADHVNPERPWPQIDDLAALTAGAGFRLRERLTVHPSYLREPTAWIDDALVPAVLTLADPLTMLASEREPSSPMRGHGENERGSRVRRSGQSIVDRASADPENVDDAEWAHLLHLTGDGLERLAVVADEVRRFTVGESIGLVANRNVTSTYWSARPMPGRFTIAGLAAIVDDAAETGATEICLQGQIPREEPDDGYLQLARIVKATSPDLHLHAFRPGDICDHADRMGVTIDDAVRDLREAGVDTIPGTGVKILSERVRARSGPEDIPVDRWIDVIIAAHRAGLRSSSVIHYGHAESADERVAHLRKIIEIQRLTGGFTEMVPMPHPHGVPLVSGRSPEDEHRAMFAVARLMLSSTVPHIQVPWTRLNDRHILAVLRSGGDDLGGTLFDGRILPAIGAEHGREMRPSRARGITASLFRPLRQRTTDYKDVPAERRIL
- a CDS encoding dimethylarginine dimethylaminohydrolase family protein; the encoded protein is MIQISNPSDIAPLREVIVGPYKTFTWWDLVWGSLRYPDVASIRYARNNTVAVPRHEIARPQHEGFVRMLEEHGVRVRTLDSLADVSIQLYPRDLAFAVDDVLFLARSRDPIRRKEQRALRPYLDDISRVETLAGGRIEGGDVIVTDDVVLVGLSEATDLTGISALREGFDRAGISREILPIEFSGRGVVHLDTKFTMVGAQLGYIHSASLTPYSRAQLAERFELIEADDTEARGLMVNTVALAPDRIVIDHRARRLAEALRLRGIEPIRHDFSEVTRFPGGFRCATLPLRRGEKEV
- the fgd gene encoding glucose-6-phosphate dehydrogenase (coenzyme-F420) gives rise to the protein MSLTIGYKASAEQFGPRELVELGVLAERHGFESAFVSDHFQPWRHTGGHAPFSLAWLAAVGERTSSIVLGTSVLTPSFRYNPAVLAQAFATLGSLYPGRIVAGLGSGEALNEIATGALDDAAPWPAFAQRLGRLREAVRLMRQLWSEERVSFSGEYFRTRDASIYDRPDRPVPVYIAAGGPVVARYAGREADGLICTSGKGMSLYTERLLPALDEGADAADRPAASVDRMIEIKLSYETDPVRARENTRFWAPLSLSAEQKHTISDPVEMERAADALPIDQITARWIVGDDPERIVDQVRPYVDAGFTHLVFHAPGAEQRRFLTLFERDLAPRIRALSPVER
- the ctlX gene encoding citrulline utilization hydrolase CtlX, giving the protein MIRPHHFHVNPQTLSDNAFQSADDVTASEVSRRARDEVDQAAFVLRRHGVEVELFDDDRVDRPDAVFPNNWFSTHADGKLVLYPMHAPNRRSERRADVIEHLRHEFEVSELVDLTAAEDEGRALEGTGAIVFDHSTRIAFMARSQRTDDGLFEQVCDLLGYRPHRFDTADSEGLPVYHTNVLLSIGESFAVLCPELLPHHDERGRLREALETQERTVIDLDVAQIGDFAANILELDAPSGPIIAMSTRAHTALTRDQRRALEKGAKLVRLDIPTIERAGGSVRCMLAEIRLGRRDALPAVS
- a CDS encoding ornithine cyclodeaminase, which produces MTSLIDVRSMTRWVRDAGVGTIIRGMVEYLDDDFRRWERFDKVPRVASHTPFGVIELMPTSDGEEYAFKYVNGHPENPARGFQTVTAFGVLADVHNGYPTFVAEMTLLTALRTAATSALAARALARPDSAVMALVGAGSQSEFQAIAFREMLGIESVRVFDTDPDAVVKLSRNLLPLGFEVTVASSAGHAARGADIVTVCTADKTRAVVLSASDIDPGTHINALGGDCPGKTELDPAILSLGRVFVEYPPQTRIEGEIQQMPESFPVTELWRVLTGTEPGRVGRDEVTTFDSVGFAIEDFSALRFVRDQVAGTGYTTPIDLIVAPDDPKDLFGLVGPLAPIG